A region of Larimichthys crocea isolate SSNF chromosome X, L_crocea_2.0, whole genome shotgun sequence DNA encodes the following proteins:
- the LOC113746618 gene encoding LOW QUALITY PROTEIN: excitatory amino acid transporter-like (The sequence of the model RefSeq protein was modified relative to this genomic sequence to represent the inferred CDS: inserted 1 base in 1 codon) encodes MVGGGILKVGGRGWQVEGQGKTSSATLPLTYQCCEEQLKIDKRTTCFMLPIGTNINMDGTVLYEVVAVVFIAQLNHIDLNFGEIITLCLTAAVSSIGAAGTPAXGAATTLFVLTAVGLPAKEASILVIVEWILYVKSVVQE; translated from the exons atGGTAGGTGGAGGCATCCTGAAGGttggtggaagaggctggcaggtggagggtcagg GTAAGACCAG CTCTGCCACACTGCCACTCACCTACCAATGTTGTGAGGAGCAACTCAAGATCGACAAGAGAACCACTTGCTTCATGCTGCCCATCGGGACCAACATCAACATGGACGGAACTGTTCTTTATGAAGTGGTGGCAGTAGTTTTCATCGCCCAGCTGAACCACATCGACCTCAACTTCGGAGAGATAATTACCCTTTG TTTGACAGCAGCAGTGTCCAGCATAGGAGCAGCAGGGACGCCAG TTGGAGCAGCGACTACTCTCTTTGTTTTGACGGCGGTTGGTCTACCTGCGAAGGAAGCCTCTATTCTCGTGATTGTAGAATGGATCCTGTACGTAAAATCTGTTGTTCAGGAATAA